The proteins below come from a single Miscanthus floridulus cultivar M001 chromosome 1, ASM1932011v1, whole genome shotgun sequence genomic window:
- the LOC136477696 gene encoding uncharacterized protein, which produces MEQKPSSSLLLVGLLAIALLCTGPGHAMRLLNDANGGLEFSFGSKAATAGAETEPLDPSLGDDYESENEISHVEFEPELGSAAPYPYAAAAAPVPSPTTVTVVRAAAGPATEPVTVRAWNNAAGSAAGSRSMKWWLPPSTMPSFPLLPNPGGMPAIPGLPLPGMPFHPIGGWAAPAPPAPSQPAPPAAEAASTNANNDPNASGGGNN; this is translated from the coding sequence atGGAGCAGAAGCCGTCGTCGTCCCTCCTACTCGTCGGCCTCCTCGCCATCGCCCTGCTCTGCACCGGGCCCGGGCACGCCATGCGCCTTCTGAACGACGCCAACGGCGGCCTGGAGTTCTCCTTCGGCTCCAAGGCGGCGACGGCAGGCGCGGAGACCGAGCCGCTGGACCCGTCCCTGGGCGACGACTACGAGAGCGAGAACGAGATCAGCCACGTGGAGTTCGAGCCGGAGCTCGGCAGCGCGGCGCCGTACCCGtacgccgcggccgcggcgcccGTCCCCTCCCCGACCACCGTCACCGTCGTCCGCGCCGCCGCGGGGCCGGCCACGGAGCCCGTGACTGTGAGGGCCTGGAACAACGCCGCCGGTTCCGCCGCCGGCAGCCGCAGCATGAAGTGGTGGCTGCCGCCGTCGACCATGCCGTCGTTCCCGCTGTTACCGAACCCCGGCGGCATGCCCGCCATCCCGGGGCTCCCGCTGCCCGGCATGCCGTTCCACCCCATCGGCGGctgggccgcgcccgcgccgcccgcgCCGTCGCAGCCGGCGCCTCCTGCCGCAGAGGCCGCGAGCACGAACGCCAACAACGACCCCAACGCGAGCGGAGGGGGCAACAACTGA
- the LOC136477704 gene encoding reticulon-like protein B8 isoform X1: MGPHASDPPVEPHSHDPPGPLRPRPSSSRSCRVENQLLLLASTISSLPKRPKPPTSQPQPAPFSFQPRCSCSPARCLLLAIVSGLQSAGRLSACSCRRCSFARSPSQVPRVELPDELFVNIAVAIGAQVNKFLCFLQDVSCERNLKHFVVAIAGLWAAAVIGSWCNFLTVIYIGFVCVHTLPVLYEKYEDQVDDFLYSLLGLLRDQYQKLDQGVLSKIPKGNMKAKKNE, from the exons ATGGGCCCGCATGCCAGTGACCCACCAGTCGAACCGCATTCACACGACCCGCCCGGGCCGCTCCGGCCCCGTCCTTCCTCCTCCCGGAGTTGTCGAGTTGAGAATCAATTGCTGCTACTTGCTAGTACGATTTCTTCTCTCCCCAAGCGGCCAAAGCCACCAACCAGTCAACCACAACCAGCGCCTTTTTCATTTCAACCACGCTGCTCGTGCTCGCCTGCTCGCTGCCTGCTTCTCGCGATCGTCTCGGGACTCCAGAGTGCTGGCCGGCTCTCTGCCTGTTCGTGTCGTCGCTGCTCCTTTGCCCG ATCTCCTTCTCAGGTGCCCCGAGTTGAATTGCCTGATGAGTTATTTGTGAACATTGCCGTTGCAATCGGTGCCCAAGTAAACAAGTTCCTGTGCTTCCTTCAGGATGTGTCTTGTGAAAGAAACTTGAAGCATTTTGTAGTG GCGATCGCCGGATTGTGGGCTGCTGCAGTGATTGGAAGTTGGTGCAATTTCCTGACAGTCATATATATCG GGTTTGTTTGTGTTCACACACTTCCTGTGCTCTATGAGAAGTACGAAGACCAAGTGGATGATTTCCTCTACAGCCTTCTTGGTCTGCTGCGAGATCAGTATCAGAAGCTTGACCAGGGCGTCTTGAGCAAGATTCCCAAGGGGAACATGAAGGCTAAGAAGAACGAGTAG
- the LOC136477704 gene encoding reticulon-like protein B8 isoform X2 yields the protein MVIQFVWSNFSNMLSGSPSQVPRVELPDELFVNIAVAIGAQVNKFLCFLQDVSCERNLKHFVVAIAGLWAAAVIGSWCNFLTVIYIGFVCVHTLPVLYEKYEDQVDDFLYSLLGLLRDQYQKLDQGVLSKIPKGNMKAKKNE from the exons ATGGTTATCCAGTTTGTTTGGTCCAACTTCTCAAACATGCTAAGCGG ATCTCCTTCTCAGGTGCCCCGAGTTGAATTGCCTGATGAGTTATTTGTGAACATTGCCGTTGCAATCGGTGCCCAAGTAAACAAGTTCCTGTGCTTCCTTCAGGATGTGTCTTGTGAAAGAAACTTGAAGCATTTTGTAGTG GCGATCGCCGGATTGTGGGCTGCTGCAGTGATTGGAAGTTGGTGCAATTTCCTGACAGTCATATATATCG GGTTTGTTTGTGTTCACACACTTCCTGTGCTCTATGAGAAGTACGAAGACCAAGTGGATGATTTCCTCTACAGCCTTCTTGGTCTGCTGCGAGATCAGTATCAGAAGCTTGACCAGGGCGTCTTGAGCAAGATTCCCAAGGGGAACATGAAGGCTAAGAAGAACGAGTAG